TGATGACCGGCTTCGGCACCTTTCTGATGCGCCAGTTCTTCGAGGGCGTGCCGGATGACTTCATGGAAGCAGCCCGGATCGACGGGATGAACGAGTTCGTCATCTGGTGGAAGATCGCCATGCCGCTCGTCGCGCCCGCGCTTTCGGCGCTTGCCATCTTCACCTTCCTCGGCAACTGGACCGCCTTCTTCTGGCCGCTGATCGTCACCACCTCGAGCGAGCTCTACACGCTGCCTGTCGGCCTTTCGAGCTTTGCCGTGGAAGCCGCGATCCAGTGGGAGATGATCATGACCGGGGCAGCGCTTGCGACCATACCGACACTTCTCGTCTTCCTCATCTTCCAGCGCTATATCGTGCGCGGCGTGATGCTGGCGGGCGTCAAGGGATAGACCCATGAACACGAACGATCCCCAAAAAGACGATACCAGCAGATTTCCTGATCCGGTTTACAAGGAAACCGTGCTCAAGCCATTGTTTGATGGCGCAAAAACGAACTTCATCGATGGTTTTCGAGCCATCGACCGCGCCCACCTCGTCATGCTGGCCGAGACCGGCATCCTGACCGGAGAACAGGCCGGAAAGATCGCCGAGGCGCTCGTCGCCATCGACCGTGAGGTGGACCCGGCGGCGCTTGAATACACCGGCGAGGTCGAGGACTTTTTCTTTCTCATCGAGAAAGAGCTGAAAGCGCGCCTCGGGCCGGATCTTGGCGGGCGCCTGCACACGGCGCGCTCGCGCAACGATATCGACCACACATTGTTCAAGTTCAACCTGCGTCGCTATATCGATGCTGCGGCAGGCGAAGCCTTGAAGCTTCTGGCGGCCCTGATCGATACCGCCGAGCGTGAGAAGACCACGCTGATTGTCGCCTATACGCACGGCCAGCCGGCGCAGCCGACCACCTTTGGCCACTACCTCTCCGCCGCGATCGAAATGCTGATCCGCGATATCGAGCGTCTCTATGCCGCCCGCAAAATCGTGGACCTCTGCCCGATGGGGGCGGCCGCGATCACCACATCCGGCTTTGCCATCGACCGGGCGCGCATGGCCGAGCTCCTCGGTTTTTCTGCGCCGTTGCAGAATTCCTACAGCTGCATTGCCGGTGTCGACTACATCACGGCGACCTATTCCGCGCTTGAACTCATGTTCCTGCATCTCGGACGTCTGATTCAGGATTTCCAGTTCTGGACCAGTTTCGAGGTCGGCCAGCTTTATGTGCCGAACGCGCTGGTGCAGATCTCCTCGATCATGCCGCAGAAGCGCAATCCGGTGCCGGTGGAACATATGCGCCATCTCGCCAGTCAGACGGTGGGCCGCGCCCAGACCGTGCTGACAGTGATGCACAACACGCCCTTTACCGACATGAACGACAGCGAGGGCGAAACCCAGGTGATGGGTTATCAGGCCTTCGACAGCGGCATGCGCGTTCTGGAGCTGATGACGAGCCTGATCGGCCAGGTGCGCATCAACGGCAGGCGCGTTGCTGCCAATCTCGACCGCTCCTGCATCACCATCACCGAACTGGCCGACAGTCTGGTGCGGCGCGAGGCGCTTTCCTTCCGCCAGGCGCACGAGATTGCCGCCGACGTGGCCCGTGCCGTGGTCGCCGCCGATGGCGCGCTCGGTACGGATGGCTATGGCCCCTTCAAAAAGGCCTTTGCCGACCATGCCGGCCGCGAGACGACTCTCGATGAAGAGGCCTTCCGCGAGATCGTTTCGCCGGAGTATTTCGTTGCCGTGCGCAAGCGCTATGGCGGCCCGGCCGAAGAGCCGCTTGATGCCGCCATTGCCGGCTACCGTGAAAATCTGGACGCATTTCAAAAACAAGCCGACGACCTTGCCGCCCGCATGCAAGCGGCGGCCAGCGAACGCGGTCAATGTTTCGACCGGTTGAGGGGAAAAGCATAATGGCTTCAATCGCACTGGAAAAACTGGTGAAGCGCTATGACAAGGTCGAGGCCGTGCATGGCATTGACCTTGAGATTGCCGATGGCGAGTTTGTTGTCTTTGTCGGCCCGTCCGGTTGCGGCAAGTCGACGACGCTGCGGATGATCGCCGGCCTCGAGGAGATCACCGGCGGCACACTGAAGATCGGCGAGGCGGTGGTCAACGAGCGGGCGCCGAAGGCCCGCAACATCGCCATGGTGTTTCAGAACTACGCCATCTATCCGCATCTGACCGTGCGCCAGAATATCGGCTTCGGGCTCTACACGTCGAAGCTCTCGAAAGAGGAAAAGAATGCGCGGATCGACGAGACGGCGCGCATTCTGGGCCTTACCGACTATCTGGAGCGTCGTCCGGCAGCGCTTTCCGGCGGCCAGCGACAGCGCGTCGCCATCGGCCGCGCCATGGTGCGCAACCCGTCGGCCTTCCTCTTCGACGAGCCGCTTTCCAATCTCGACGCCCAGCTTCGCGCGCAGATGCGCATCGAAATCAAGAAGTTGCATCAGGAACTTAAAACGACGACCGTCTATGTGACCCACGACCAGGTCGAGGCCATGACCATGGCCGACCGGATCGTGGTGATGAAGGATGGCTATATCCTGCAGACGGGCACGCCGGTCGATCTTTACGAAAACCCCGCCGATGTGTTCACCGCCCGCTTCATCGGCTCGCCATCCATGAACATGCTGCCGGCAGCGGCGCTCGGCGACCAGGCGGCCGGTTTCGCGGACGAGGGCGATGTGCTGGTCGGCATAAGACCGCATGACCTTCTGGCGGTCGTCGACGGGGCGGTACCGGAGGGCGCGATCCTGACGCTTGAGGGCGTGGTGGAGGCCGTCGAGCCGCTCGGCCCCGAGACCATGGTGCACCTGAATGTGGGCGGCAAATCGCTGATCGCGACCTCGCCGGGCACGCTTTCGCCTGCCGTCGGCAGCAGCGTCACCTGCACGGTTCAGCCGGGCAAGCTCTATCTCTTCGACGCCGCGACAGAAAAGAGCCTTGGCCGTAAATGACATCCGGAAATGACGAAAGACGGGCGGTCCTCAGCGTGGGGCGGATTTATTGCGACCTGATCTTCACCGGACTTGACCGTCTGCCGGTGCTCGGGCGCGAGGTCTTCGCCGACGAGCTGACAATCGCCGCCGGCGGCGGCGCCTTCATTTCCGCCGCCCATTTCGCCGGTATCGGACGCCACGCGGCCCTTGTCGGCCGGTTGGGACACGATCCCCTGTCGCGCGCCATCGAGCGTCAGCTCGAAACCAGCGGCATCGATCTCGGCTTCCTGGAGCACGTGGACGATGCCGGCCCACAGGTGACCGTTGCGTCCGTGCTTGGAAGCGAGCGCGCTTTTCTCACCAAACGGGCAGGGCGGGCAGAGCCTGCAACGCTCGAGAACGCGTTGGCTTGGGGCAGGGCGGGCCATCTCCATATCGCCGAATACGCGACGCTTGCCGAAATGCCGGATCTGGTGACGCGTGCGCGTGCGGCGGGGCTCACGGTCTCGCTTGATCCGAGCTGGGATGACAGGCTGATCGGTGATCCGGGCCTCATCGCCGCCTGTCGTGGCGTGGATGTATTCCTGCCCAATCTGGAGGAGGCTCGGGTCATCACCGGCGAAAGCGAGCCGGAGGCGATGTGCGCCCGGCTTGCCGGGCACTTTCCGATCGTCGCGATCAAGGCCGGATCGGACGGCGCCTATCTCGCCGCCTCCGACCTGCGCATCCACGCGCCGGCTGAAGCGGTCCGCGTCGTCGACACGACCGGCGCCGGCGATGCGTTCAACGCCGGCTTCGTCGACGCCTGGCTTGACGGCGGGACGCCGCAGCGCTGCCTTGCCGCGGCGATCAGCGCTGGCAGCAGGGCCGTGCAGGTGGCCGGCGGGGCGGGCGCGGGCGCCGCCGACACCGCGGCCGCCGAAAACGGTACATAAAGCCGGGCGGCTCAGCGCAAAAAAGGCTCGTCGTCGCCGGACCGGCACCGCACCGTTTTTTTGCCGGATTTCCTTTCACAGGCTTGATCGGCGAAACAAAAACGCCTATCAGAGCCCTCACCGGAGAGGTGGCCGAGTGGTCGAAGGCGCTCCCCTGCTAAGGGAGTATACCAGAGATGGTATCGAGGGTTCGAATCCCTTCCTCTCCGCCATAACCCCATGAAAATATTGGCGGGCTTCGCCGTCACATCGATGGTGACGGTGATCGGCAGAACGCGCCAGCAAAGATCCCGGAAGAAACGGTTCGTTCCAAAGGCAACTTTGCGCCCCCATTTCGGCCTTTTGGATGGTGGTTGGTTCCGGTTTTTCACCGCTCCGTTTGAGAACGCGAGGCCTTATTGTTTCACCGTGAAATCGAACCGCATCAGGTGGCGGTAGGTTTCGCCGGGGCGCAGCACGACGGTGGGGAAGTTTTCGTGGTTGGGGCTGTCCGGGTAGGCCTGCGTCTCCAGCGCGAAACCGGCGAACTCCCGGTATAGTGCGCCGCTCTTGCCTTCAGTCGGTTGTGCCCGATAGTGGCCGGCGGTATAGAACTGGACGCCGGGCTGGTTTGTGAAGAGGCGAAAACCGCGCCCGCTTTCCGGATCTTCGGCCTCGGCCACAAGCCGCATCGATCCGTCGTAACCGGCGACGCAGAGATTGTGATCGTACCCCACGCCCGGCCAGGTCTCGGCGATCCGGTCGCCGATCGGGTGCATTTTGGTAAAGTCATAGGGCGTGCCGGCGACCGCGACGATCTCGCCTGACGGAATCTTGTCCTCGTTCACCGCCGTATAGCCGTCGCAGAGCAGGCACAGATGCTGGTTCCCGACGCTGCCGCTGGCATGGCCGGCAAGGTTCCAGTAACCGTGATGGATGATGTTGACAATGGTGGCCCGATCCGTGACCGCTTCCATCTCGATGGCAAGCGCGCCGCCGTCATGAACACGGTATGTCACGCTCGCATTAAGCGCGCCGGGATAGCCCTGATCGCCGTCCGGGCTATCCATGCGGAAGGTCACGGCGTTGTTGTCCGGATCGGGTGCGGCCTTCCAGAAACGCTTGCCGAAACCGGGAAGCCCGCCATGCAGATGATGCGGGCCGGAATTCGTCGGAAGCTGATAGTCGACGCCATCGAGCGTGAACCTGCCGAAAGCGAGCCTGTTGGAAAGCCTGCCGCAGATGGCCCCGGCATTGCCGGGCTTGGTCACATAATCGGCCGGATTGTCATAGCCGATGACGATGTCCTCGACCGTGCCGTTGCGATCCGGGCGCATGACACGGCGCAGGATCGCGCCATAGGTCATCACCTCGATTTCCGTGTCGCCGCCCCTCAGGCGATAGGCATCGACCGCCTGTCCGTCGATTTCGCCGATGACGGCATGTTCAATTGTGTGACCGGCCAAGGCGGTATCCTCCCGAAAATGCCGGAGACGTCGTTCGCCTTCTCGATAGGCGAAGACGCTCCTTTCCTTGTTATGCAGCAAGCCCGGCGGCCAGCGCCAGGCATTGTTCATTCATGTCGCAAGCGCCGCCCCAATCCATGCCGGAAGGGCGGCGCTCTACGATGACAGGCCCTCGCGATTAGCCGATCACCGATTTGACGGTCTTGGCGACCCCTTCGGCGG
This window of the Martelella lutilitoris genome carries:
- the argH gene encoding argininosuccinate lyase, which codes for MNTNDPQKDDTSRFPDPVYKETVLKPLFDGAKTNFIDGFRAIDRAHLVMLAETGILTGEQAGKIAEALVAIDREVDPAALEYTGEVEDFFFLIEKELKARLGPDLGGRLHTARSRNDIDHTLFKFNLRRYIDAAAGEALKLLAALIDTAEREKTTLIVAYTHGQPAQPTTFGHYLSAAIEMLIRDIERLYAARKIVDLCPMGAAAITTSGFAIDRARMAELLGFSAPLQNSYSCIAGVDYITATYSALELMFLHLGRLIQDFQFWTSFEVGQLYVPNALVQISSIMPQKRNPVPVEHMRHLASQTVGRAQTVLTVMHNTPFTDMNDSEGETQVMGYQAFDSGMRVLELMTSLIGQVRINGRRVAANLDRSCITITELADSLVRREALSFRQAHEIAADVARAVVAADGALGTDGYGPFKKAFADHAGRETTLDEEAFREIVSPEYFVAVRKRYGGPAEEPLDAAIAGYRENLDAFQKQADDLAARMQAAASERGQCFDRLRGKA
- a CDS encoding ABC transporter ATP-binding protein; translation: MASIALEKLVKRYDKVEAVHGIDLEIADGEFVVFVGPSGCGKSTTLRMIAGLEEITGGTLKIGEAVVNERAPKARNIAMVFQNYAIYPHLTVRQNIGFGLYTSKLSKEEKNARIDETARILGLTDYLERRPAALSGGQRQRVAIGRAMVRNPSAFLFDEPLSNLDAQLRAQMRIEIKKLHQELKTTTVYVTHDQVEAMTMADRIVVMKDGYILQTGTPVDLYENPADVFTARFIGSPSMNMLPAAALGDQAAGFADEGDVLVGIRPHDLLAVVDGAVPEGAILTLEGVVEAVEPLGPETMVHLNVGGKSLIATSPGTLSPAVGSSVTCTVQPGKLYLFDAATEKSLGRK
- a CDS encoding carbohydrate kinase family protein, producing the protein MTSGNDERRAVLSVGRIYCDLIFTGLDRLPVLGREVFADELTIAAGGGAFISAAHFAGIGRHAALVGRLGHDPLSRAIERQLETSGIDLGFLEHVDDAGPQVTVASVLGSERAFLTKRAGRAEPATLENALAWGRAGHLHIAEYATLAEMPDLVTRARAAGLTVSLDPSWDDRLIGDPGLIAACRGVDVFLPNLEEARVITGESEPEAMCARLAGHFPIVAIKAGSDGAYLAASDLRIHAPAEAVRVVDTTGAGDAFNAGFVDAWLDGGTPQRCLAAAISAGSRAVQVAGGAGAGAADTAAAENGT
- a CDS encoding aldose epimerase family protein — protein: MAGHTIEHAVIGEIDGQAVDAYRLRGGDTEIEVMTYGAILRRVMRPDRNGTVEDIVIGYDNPADYVTKPGNAGAICGRLSNRLAFGRFTLDGVDYQLPTNSGPHHLHGGLPGFGKRFWKAAPDPDNNAVTFRMDSPDGDQGYPGALNASVTYRVHDGGALAIEMEAVTDRATIVNIIHHGYWNLAGHASGSVGNQHLCLLCDGYTAVNEDKIPSGEIVAVAGTPYDFTKMHPIGDRIAETWPGVGYDHNLCVAGYDGSMRLVAEAEDPESGRGFRLFTNQPGVQFYTAGHYRAQPTEGKSGALYREFAGFALETQAYPDSPNHENFPTVVLRPGETYRHLMRFDFTVKQ